A genomic region of Coriobacteriaceae bacterium contains the following coding sequences:
- a CDS encoding DarT ssDNA thymidine ADP-ribosyltransferase family protein: MSSSKVNSRARQDAESAISFLRGRGVERLVHFTSLENVPSILKNGLIPRENLDALGAKYEANDDIRLDGKGHINLSISHPNIPLFFKMRQRFSDRYYVVLSIDLEVLYDHAGEEGQKKYQFSNTNAASNYASSCNIQQLFAGQRPEGYKDSWTTDPQAEVLIPGKIEPRYINAIMFPLDCEEDEGRVRAIKSIERVIKKENLPCKLVRNDAIFDDLRKKIASASSGEKLEYYYLSWQANESAYNLLTSEIENLPSKSFFGSIAVPTESLTAALRNRGTGDNHVIWTLEFHKPKMKFQRGKEQLVSLAVVEKIINRSRIGVLSETLEAQIYKLVCDQKSAWPNSESFEEAFHHYIRFAHQVQCTLIELVKHQSIGKESSLAFATDEPKDFRLDAIFKLALDDLISLSSCVCDLYKSNGIFDELTYADNKTLANYSIYYGQKNSEPAPNEAIISPVSESEIVCSYDPVQVQTPVRVYPTPKTLRELLHYIFRFDDFREGQYRALIRALNREDTIVLLPTGSGKSVVFQLLALITPGTAFIISPIVSLIEDQVQNLRLRGIDRIVGLTGESEDKRGIEHRLATGQYIMCYSSPERFQIQSFIDSVQNYARENLVSVIAIDEAHCVSEWGHDFRTSYLSLAQNCRAICRTKEHVPPLLALTGTASTSVLIDIKRDLGIDAPDACIKPKTFDRPELHYRIIKKKSSDKLDALDEILQVRLPKDLGLSAEELCVHSGDANTNSGIVFCQNVNGPYGIMNTARAIEYGHYGVWDYLDMKYPGECTYYCGGKPKRFAGSDWTKTKAEHALRFKNNEASIMVATKAFGMGIDKPNVRWIVHYGMPSSLESYYQEVGRAARDGKDSYAYLILSDDFPSINDTILDPVETSLAQIDEIEETKGKWDGDDISRSLYFHQETFSGIEEEMRTVRAVFNECTSENFYDKRWHVDFSSSNKNTLERAVYRLTLLGAFKGYAIEYRGYEGGKFIIEPTPAGGEVLRKAVTDNYLSYIRSYQSDSAFLEAAKNNLEKAVSDVGDDREFILGVLEHMLVNFTYKIIEEGRRRALMTILATARSASRIPYTKDAEDYFRNQIAAYLTTNDDNEDDGIGAILYDATDVSKLLAVIENAKCAKEELPVSRQALRLLEDYPQHYGLYFILAALQALQSEREEAVRSINAMIRFGVESYGLAPENCVADFLLFLDGSSGTDVHIEVFDSILLTMSMALDKPYADLLSELACENAIQIRSLIQIDAMMGSIAERMTWTIANTRK; the protein is encoded by the coding sequence GTGAGTTCATCGAAAGTGAACAGCCGAGCGCGCCAAGATGCCGAGTCCGCAATCTCATTTCTAAGGGGACGCGGGGTAGAGCGGCTGGTGCATTTCACCTCTCTCGAAAATGTGCCAAGCATATTAAAGAATGGCCTAATCCCAAGGGAGAACCTTGATGCTCTAGGAGCAAAATATGAGGCAAACGATGATATCCGGCTCGATGGAAAAGGGCATATCAATCTTTCTATATCTCATCCGAACATCCCCCTCTTTTTCAAGATGAGGCAGCGGTTCTCCGACAGGTATTACGTAGTCTTATCTATAGATCTTGAGGTGTTGTATGACCACGCTGGCGAAGAAGGGCAGAAAAAGTATCAGTTCTCGAACACGAACGCCGCGTCCAACTATGCCTCGTCATGCAATATTCAGCAGCTTTTCGCAGGCCAGAGACCTGAAGGATATAAAGATAGTTGGACAACTGATCCACAAGCCGAGGTGCTTATTCCGGGAAAGATAGAGCCTAGGTATATCAACGCAATCATGTTTCCCTTGGACTGCGAAGAAGACGAGGGCAGGGTCCGAGCGATCAAATCAATTGAACGCGTAATAAAGAAAGAGAATTTACCTTGTAAGCTCGTGCGCAATGATGCAATCTTCGACGACCTGCGAAAGAAAATAGCCAGTGCCTCTTCAGGTGAAAAGCTCGAGTACTATTATCTGTCCTGGCAAGCAAACGAGTCCGCCTACAACCTCCTGACATCCGAAATTGAGAATTTACCGAGCAAGTCTTTCTTCGGGTCAATTGCCGTACCTACAGAATCCCTCACGGCTGCCTTAAGAAACCGCGGTACGGGCGACAATCACGTCATCTGGACCTTAGAATTTCATAAGCCAAAAATGAAATTTCAACGAGGAAAGGAGCAATTGGTAAGCCTCGCTGTCGTAGAAAAAATTATAAATAGGAGCAGAATAGGCGTCCTGTCAGAGACCCTTGAGGCCCAAATATACAAACTCGTATGTGACCAAAAATCTGCATGGCCCAACAGCGAGAGTTTTGAAGAGGCTTTCCATCACTACATCAGATTTGCTCATCAGGTTCAGTGCACGCTCATAGAGCTCGTTAAGCACCAAAGCATAGGCAAGGAATCAAGCTTGGCGTTTGCGACGGATGAGCCGAAAGACTTTAGGCTTGATGCTATTTTCAAACTGGCGCTCGATGACCTTATTTCCCTCTCTAGCTGTGTTTGCGACCTCTACAAAAGTAACGGCATCTTCGATGAACTCACATACGCCGACAACAAAACTTTGGCGAATTATTCTATCTACTACGGGCAAAAGAATAGCGAGCCCGCACCCAATGAGGCCATCATCTCGCCTGTATCCGAATCCGAGATTGTATGCTCCTATGACCCTGTTCAAGTTCAAACTCCCGTCAGGGTCTACCCAACACCCAAGACGCTCCGTGAGCTGTTGCACTATATCTTTAGGTTCGATGATTTTCGCGAGGGCCAATACCGCGCTCTTATCCGAGCATTGAATCGAGAGGACACAATTGTTCTTTTGCCAACTGGAAGCGGCAAGTCTGTCGTCTTTCAGCTTCTCGCCCTCATCACGCCGGGAACCGCGTTTATCATTTCGCCCATCGTGTCTCTAATCGAGGATCAAGTGCAAAACCTCAGGCTGCGGGGCATCGACCGCATCGTGGGCTTGACGGGAGAATCAGAAGACAAGCGGGGCATTGAGCATAGACTCGCCACCGGCCAGTACATCATGTGCTACTCATCTCCCGAGCGATTTCAGATACAAAGCTTCATAGATAGCGTACAAAACTACGCGAGAGAAAATCTCGTTTCCGTCATAGCCATAGATGAGGCGCACTGCGTAAGTGAATGGGGTCATGACTTCAGAACGTCCTATCTGAGCCTTGCCCAGAACTGCCGCGCCATATGCCGCACCAAAGAGCATGTCCCGCCACTGCTAGCATTAACAGGAACTGCATCCACGAGCGTACTTATTGACATAAAACGCGACCTTGGTATCGACGCGCCGGACGCCTGCATCAAGCCAAAGACGTTTGACAGACCAGAATTGCATTATCGTATTATCAAGAAAAAAAGCAGCGATAAATTAGATGCTCTAGATGAGATTTTACAAGTGCGTCTACCAAAAGACCTCGGCCTATCTGCCGAGGAATTATGCGTGCATTCTGGAGATGCGAACACCAACAGCGGGATAGTCTTCTGTCAAAACGTAAACGGCCCGTATGGAATTATGAACACTGCGAGGGCAATTGAATACGGGCATTACGGCGTCTGGGATTATCTTGATATGAAATATCCGGGCGAGTGCACATATTACTGCGGAGGAAAACCAAAACGTTTTGCTGGTTCAGACTGGACAAAAACGAAAGCAGAACACGCTCTTCGATTCAAGAACAATGAAGCAAGCATTATGGTCGCGACAAAAGCATTCGGCATGGGAATCGATAAGCCAAATGTTCGGTGGATTGTCCACTACGGCATGCCGAGCAGCTTAGAGTCCTATTACCAAGAGGTTGGCAGAGCCGCAAGGGACGGAAAAGACTCCTACGCATACCTTATCTTGTCGGACGATTTCCCGTCGATTAACGATACGATACTCGACCCAGTTGAGACAAGCCTAGCCCAAATCGATGAGATTGAGGAAACCAAGGGCAAGTGGGATGGCGATGATATAAGCCGTAGTCTTTATTTTCATCAAGAAACGTTCTCTGGCATCGAAGAAGAGATGCGCACCGTTCGTGCTGTCTTTAATGAATGCACAAGCGAAAACTTCTATGACAAGCGATGGCATGTCGATTTCTCTTCTTCCAACAAAAACACTCTTGAGCGTGCAGTCTATCGCTTGACCCTATTAGGAGCCTTCAAAGGATATGCAATTGAGTATAGGGGATATGAAGGCGGAAAGTTCATCATTGAACCTACCCCGGCAGGAGGAGAAGTCCTCAGAAAGGCAGTTACAGATAACTATTTGTCTTACATTCGCTCGTACCAATCTGATTCAGCTTTTTTGGAAGCCGCGAAGAACAACCTGGAAAAGGCGGTTTCCGATGTCGGCGATGATCGCGAGTTCATATTAGGCGTGCTGGAGCACATGCTGGTCAACTTCACGTACAAAATCATAGAAGAGGGTCGTAGAAGGGCCCTGATGACAATATTGGCCACAGCTAGGTCCGCGTCTAGAATTCCTTACACCAAAGACGCAGAGGACTATTTCAGAAATCAAATAGCTGCATATTTAACAACGAACGACGATAACGAGGACGATGGCATTGGTGCCATACTCTATGATGCAACGGATGTCTCCAAACTACTCGCGGTCATAGAAAACGCAAAGTGCGCCAAAGAAGAGCTTCCCGTATCAAGACAAGCACTCAGGCTGCTCGAGGATTATCCCCAGCACTACGGGCTCTATTTCATTCTTGCGGCTCTTCAGGCACTTCAGTCCGAACGCGAAGAGGCTGTTCGCTCCATAAATGCCATGATTCGTTTTGGCGTAGAGAGCTACGGCCTTGCGCCAGAAAACTGCGTTGCCGACTTTCTTTTGTTTCTAGATGGAAGCTCTGGCACAGATGTTCATATTGAGGTTTTCGACAGCATCTTGTTAACCATGTCGATGGCCCTGGATAAACCATATGCTGATCTGCTTAGTGAGCTTGCCTGCGAGAATGCAATACAAATTCGGAGTCTTATCCAAATTGATGCCATGATGGGGTCTATTGCCGAAAGGATGACATGGACAATAGCGAATACAAGGAAATAG
- a CDS encoding putative toxin-antitoxin system toxin component, PIN family, producing the protein MIDGRYSLLIDTNVWLDYLLGREGVQEAAAAIQCALDHEDELVTTPGILKDVFFLIGVSLKGWTREAGEKVTEEFALAVNEISWACLSQIQRMTIVLNLGFAEHLEASALRSKNPDYEDNLLVATAQNAKVDYIITKDKGLLANDVVSAITPAEYVAMQQ; encoded by the coding sequence ATGATTGATGGACGTTACAGTCTCCTCATCGACACGAATGTTTGGCTTGATTACCTTCTGGGTCGCGAAGGCGTGCAGGAAGCTGCGGCAGCGATCCAATGCGCGCTCGATCATGAGGATGAGCTCGTCACCACTCCGGGCATACTCAAAGACGTGTTTTTCCTAATCGGCGTTTCTCTCAAGGGGTGGACGCGGGAGGCGGGGGAGAAGGTCACCGAAGAGTTCGCCCTTGCCGTGAACGAGATATCGTGGGCATGTCTCTCGCAGATACAGAGAATGACCATCGTGCTGAACCTTGGCTTTGCCGAGCATCTGGAAGCCAGCGCTCTGCGTTCGAAGAATCCGGATTACGAAGACAACCTGCTAGTGGCCACGGCTCAAAACGCCAAGGTGGACTACATCATCACGAAGGATAAGGGCTTGCTCGCAAACGACGTAGTGTCGGCCATCACTCCGGCGGAATATGTGGCGATGCAGCAGTAA
- a CDS encoding endonuclease/exonuclease/phosphatase family protein, with protein MAASTARKTGKVIGIIVAILVVFILALVAFLTVTEYNPPATQEVEIHGTARETLEPGQGVSVVTWNAGYGGLSEQADFFMDGGDGVRTVSHDGALANLTGIEDELATLDPDVIFLQEVDQDSERTYGINERARLAAAFAPEYASAYALNFDVAYVPYPLPPIGAVESGIMTLSRMQPTSAERVQLPCPFSWPVRLGNLKRCLLVERIPITDSDAELVLVNLHLEAYDDGEGKAAQTAQLAQLLQEERAKGNYVIAGGDFNQSFSSVDTSMYPLQGDDLWQCGYINVSSLGDGFTAMMDNSTPTCRSLDRPYDGSANFQFYMIDGFIVSDNVRIDALKTIDAGFEFTDHNPVLLNATLL; from the coding sequence ATGGCAGCATCCACCGCCCGCAAGACGGGGAAGGTCATCGGCATCATCGTCGCGATACTCGTCGTCTTCATCCTCGCATTGGTCGCTTTCCTCACCGTCACGGAATACAATCCGCCCGCCACGCAGGAAGTCGAGATTCACGGCACGGCCCGAGAAACGCTCGAGCCCGGACAAGGCGTCAGCGTCGTCACCTGGAACGCTGGCTACGGTGGCCTCTCCGAGCAAGCCGACTTCTTCATGGACGGCGGCGATGGCGTGCGCACCGTCTCGCATGATGGCGCCCTGGCGAACCTCACCGGCATCGAAGACGAGCTCGCCACCCTCGACCCCGACGTTATCTTTCTCCAGGAAGTCGACCAGGATTCCGAGCGCACCTACGGCATCAACGAGCGTGCTCGGCTTGCCGCGGCGTTTGCCCCCGAATACGCGTCAGCCTATGCCCTCAACTTCGACGTGGCCTACGTTCCCTATCCCCTGCCGCCCATCGGCGCCGTCGAAAGCGGCATCATGACGCTCTCGCGCATGCAGCCGACCAGCGCCGAGCGCGTGCAGCTCCCCTGTCCGTTCTCCTGGCCCGTGCGCCTCGGCAACCTCAAGCGCTGCCTGCTCGTCGAGCGCATCCCCATCACAGACAGTGACGCCGAGCTCGTACTCGTAAACCTGCATCTCGAGGCCTACGACGATGGCGAGGGCAAGGCGGCGCAGACGGCGCAGCTCGCCCAGCTGTTGCAGGAGGAGCGCGCGAAGGGCAACTACGTCATCGCCGGCGGCGACTTCAACCAGAGTTTCTCGTCCGTGGACACGAGTATGTATCCGCTGCAAGGCGATGACCTGTGGCAATGCGGTTACATCAACGTGAGCTCGCTGGGCGACGGCTTCACCGCGATGATGGACAATTCAACGCCCACCTGCCGTTCGCTCGATCGTCCCTACGACGGATCAGCCAATTTCCAGTTCTACATGATTGACGGATTCATCGTCTCGGACAACGTGCGCATCGATGCGCTCAAGACCATTGACGCCGGCTTCGAATTCACCGACCACAATCCCGTGCTGTTGAATGCGACGCTGCTGTAA
- the hslO gene encoding Hsp33 family molecular chaperone HslO, with amino-acid sequence MNVINMKRDHVVRATAANGTIRAFAVYSRGLVEDARRMHELSRTATAALGRTLTAAAMMGTMMKGDKDALSIVFNGDGSLGNITVTAKSDGSVKGYVGNPQASLPSKVGEKLRVGEVVGKGTLRIIYDLAMREPYSGVVEIQSGEIADDIAYYLTSSDQIPSAVSLGVLLNEDSSVREAGGFIVQLMDGATDETAAQLEERIASLPSATTMLSEGETPESILERILGDMDLQILEDGPVEFRCDCTRERTLKLLSLVSADELRDMVDEGEDVEMVCAFCNSKYQYSPDEIAALIEE; translated from the coding sequence ATGAACGTCATCAACATGAAGCGCGACCACGTGGTGCGTGCCACCGCAGCTAACGGAACCATCCGCGCCTTTGCCGTGTACTCGCGCGGGCTCGTGGAGGACGCGCGACGCATGCACGAGCTGTCGCGCACGGCCACGGCCGCCCTGGGCCGCACGCTCACGGCCGCTGCCATGATGGGAACGATGATGAAGGGCGACAAGGATGCGCTCTCCATCGTCTTCAACGGAGACGGGTCGCTGGGCAATATCACCGTGACGGCCAAATCGGACGGAAGCGTCAAGGGCTATGTGGGCAATCCACAGGCCTCGCTTCCCTCCAAAGTGGGCGAGAAGCTCCGCGTGGGCGAGGTCGTGGGCAAGGGCACGCTGCGCATCATCTACGATCTGGCGATGCGCGAGCCCTATAGCGGCGTCGTCGAGATTCAGTCTGGCGAAATTGCCGATGACATCGCGTACTACCTCACCTCGAGCGATCAGATTCCCTCGGCGGTCTCGCTGGGTGTGCTGCTCAACGAGGACAGCTCCGTGCGCGAGGCGGGCGGCTTCATCGTCCAGCTCATGGATGGGGCGACTGACGAGACTGCCGCTCAGCTCGAGGAGCGCATCGCGTCGCTGCCGAGCGCCACGACCATGCTTTCCGAGGGCGAGACACCCGAGAGCATCCTGGAGCGAATCCTCGGTGACATGGACTTGCAGATTCTCGAGGATGGCCCCGTGGAGTTTCGTTGCGATTGCACGCGCGAGCGCACGCTCAAGCTTCTTTCGCTCGTGAGTGCCGACGAGCTGCGGGACATGGTCGACGAAGGCGAGGACGTGGAGATGGTCTGCGCGTTTTGCAACAGCAAGTACCAGTACTCGCCCGACGAGATCGCCGCGCTGATCGAGGAGTGA
- a CDS encoding type II toxin-antitoxin system RelB/DinJ family antitoxin yields MEQVQMNTRIGVEIKRTGDEVLRRYGYTPSAAVQALWTYLAEHNALPPFMPSKAKASDLEARKQEVADNAGFAVKELSRVTGIPVERLHVDSLTDDELRELAWRERGVLHD; encoded by the coding sequence ATGGAACAAGTGCAGATGAACACGCGCATCGGGGTCGAGATCAAGCGCACGGGCGACGAGGTGCTCAGGCGCTATGGCTACACGCCGTCCGCGGCGGTGCAGGCGCTCTGGACCTATCTTGCCGAGCATAACGCGCTGCCTCCGTTCATGCCGTCAAAAGCCAAGGCGAGTGACCTTGAGGCGAGGAAGCAGGAAGTTGCGGACAACGCCGGGTTCGCGGTGAAGGAGCTCAGCAGGGTTACTGGAATCCCCGTTGAACGCCTTCATGTCGATTCCTTGACGGATGACGAGCTGCGCGAGCTTGCTTGGAGAGAACGAGGCGTTCTCCATGATTGA
- a CDS encoding 8-oxo-dGTP diphosphatase — protein sequence MSVQTTLCYIDDGNAYLMLHRVKKEHDVNKGKWIGIGGKFEADESPEECMMREVREETGLAPRTWRYRGIVTFVSGRWVTEYMHLFTITGWTGTVRSCNEGILEWVPKDELLDLPHWKGDEVFLKLIADPEQPFFSLKLVYDANDELVEARLDGEPLDLIDWNWA from the coding sequence ATGAGCGTTCAGACCACGCTGTGTTACATAGACGACGGAAACGCCTACCTCATGCTGCATCGCGTGAAGAAGGAGCATGACGTAAACAAGGGCAAGTGGATTGGCATCGGTGGCAAGTTCGAGGCCGACGAAAGCCCCGAGGAATGCATGATGCGCGAGGTGCGCGAGGAGACGGGTCTGGCGCCGCGCACGTGGCGCTACCGCGGCATCGTCACCTTCGTGTCCGGTCGCTGGGTGACGGAATACATGCATCTTTTCACAATCACGGGCTGGACGGGCACGGTACGGAGCTGTAACGAGGGCATATTAGAATGGGTGCCCAAAGACGAGCTCCTGGACCTACCGCATTGGAAGGGCGACGAGGTCTTCCTCAAGCTCATCGCCGACCCCGAGCAGCCCTTCTTCTCGCTCAAGCTCGTTTACGACGCAAATGACGAACTCGTCGAAGCGCGCCTAGACGGCGAGCCTCTCGACCTCATAGATTGGAATTGGGCATGA
- a CDS encoding AAA family ATPase, producing MNYARGKMGEDPVMNAIKLTDQQQSAVNAAVDAKKRSKPIAISGPAGSGKTLVAIEIARQLSAQTELLFDDVGSSRTTSALQQDGKGAHDSLTYLVTYTNQLKEYVEEQLGGAEAARQSGIVVQTVHKYLKDYLKDNNVEIVYNGGRKKDIKKRDVFLQDYVEKNKVRLRLTGSLGDPRFLDEEIGWMLGRGIRGREVYLNESRTGRRTRLSTKQRETVITILRDYISYLQGSGTREKTIIDYDDVGNYVLHYSSKKSFRPLARHLVVDEVQDLPTSWTKALYKTALGKAVFVGDAQQSIYGRGFTWNELIGQSIRPIHLKEDFRSTQQIYLASQSIMDFDTDSEELLNEDKTTRAEGAKPQLLFCKTKAAQTQRIEELVEQIRANNKTSSIAIGFPRRDDCYWELCHRFASDSSIVVSTLHSLKGLEADHVVLGNLDSDELDFSNEYTQEDTNRHLLYVGMTRAKRTLTLISATNRPAWMLSEIDSGFIEIIADENPFAYDSLIAARDERQRHSRQKFEEIAHRQVKQEEAVEQAQQNLLEYTSNKNVPLQSQEEIIEGLNQKLEEAQKKLKRSKEKLQRQEDELRVFRAREKKDDIAKHESGEVADIAPAFFDNAKILIVGSLGIKSKLLPGIFKDLGLQKDAYEHVGYDEVTQSGFDVQELIGTLAYTDIFIGPTPHKAKGIGSCSSLVEFLRQHQADLPKITVFENDDGTLKRISKTDLKEAIIKSALYAFKHDI from the coding sequence ATGAACTATGCCAGAGGCAAAATGGGAGAAGACCCTGTAATGAATGCGATTAAACTTACTGATCAACAACAAAGTGCAGTTAACGCTGCCGTTGACGCGAAAAAAAGATCTAAGCCAATCGCAATCTCTGGTCCAGCGGGGAGTGGTAAAACACTGGTCGCTATTGAAATCGCTCGTCAGCTCTCTGCGCAAACTGAGCTCCTCTTTGATGATGTCGGCTCGTCGCGGACCACTTCAGCACTTCAGCAAGATGGGAAGGGCGCTCATGATAGCCTCACATATCTTGTTACATACACCAACCAGCTAAAAGAATATGTCGAAGAACAATTGGGCGGAGCGGAAGCTGCTCGACAAAGTGGCATTGTCGTTCAAACAGTTCACAAGTATCTAAAGGATTACCTCAAAGATAATAACGTCGAGATTGTATACAACGGAGGCAGAAAAAAGGATATCAAGAAACGCGACGTCTTTCTGCAAGATTATGTTGAGAAGAACAAGGTAAGACTTAGGCTTACCGGCAGTCTCGGTGACCCTCGATTCTTGGACGAGGAAATCGGATGGATGCTTGGACGTGGCATAAGAGGGCGAGAAGTCTACCTCAATGAATCACGTACGGGGCGACGCACAAGACTTTCAACCAAGCAGCGTGAGACTGTAATTACGATTCTTCGCGACTATATAAGTTACCTTCAGGGTAGCGGGACACGCGAGAAAACAATTATCGATTACGATGATGTTGGCAATTATGTCCTCCATTACTCAAGCAAAAAGTCTTTTAGACCCTTAGCAAGGCATTTGGTTGTTGATGAGGTCCAAGATCTCCCCACATCGTGGACCAAAGCTCTCTATAAGACGGCGCTCGGAAAAGCTGTCTTTGTAGGAGATGCACAGCAGTCTATTTACGGCCGTGGATTCACGTGGAATGAGCTTATTGGTCAAAGTATTAGGCCCATCCACCTCAAGGAGGATTTTAGAAGTACGCAACAAATTTACCTTGCCTCGCAGTCAATCATGGATTTTGATACAGACTCTGAAGAACTCCTTAATGAAGATAAGACAACAAGAGCCGAGGGTGCTAAACCGCAATTACTATTCTGCAAGACCAAGGCCGCGCAAACCCAGAGAATTGAAGAACTCGTCGAGCAGATTCGGGCAAACAATAAAACTAGTTCTATTGCTATAGGTTTCCCAAGGCGTGATGACTGCTATTGGGAGCTTTGCCATCGATTCGCCTCCGATTCAAGCATCGTCGTTAGCACACTTCACTCATTAAAAGGGCTCGAAGCTGACCATGTTGTTCTTGGAAATCTGGATAGTGATGAGCTGGACTTCAGCAACGAATACACGCAAGAGGATACTAATAGGCACCTTCTCTATGTCGGAATGACGCGCGCAAAGAGAACGCTGACGCTGATTTCAGCAACAAATCGTCCCGCTTGGATGCTTTCAGAAATAGATTCTGGCTTTATAGAGATAATCGCTGACGAAAACCCCTTCGCATATGACAGCCTGATTGCCGCCAGGGATGAGAGGCAACGACACTCCCGTCAAAAATTTGAAGAAATTGCCCATCGCCAAGTAAAGCAAGAAGAAGCCGTTGAGCAAGCCCAGCAGAATCTTCTTGAATACACTTCAAATAAAAATGTGCCTCTTCAGAGTCAAGAAGAAATAATTGAAGGGCTCAACCAAAAACTTGAGGAAGCCCAAAAGAAACTTAAAAGGAGCAAAGAAAAGCTTCAGAGGCAGGAAGATGAGCTTCGCGTATTCAGGGCCCGTGAGAAAAAAGATGACATTGCAAAGCATGAATCTGGGGAGGTTGCTGATATAGCTCCCGCATTCTTTGACAACGCAAAAATACTTATCGTTGGCTCGTTGGGCATAAAATCCAAACTGCTTCCTGGCATATTTAAAGACCTTGGGTTACAAAAAGACGCATATGAACACGTCGGCTATGATGAGGTTACCCAGAGTGGATTCGACGTTCAAGAGCTAATTGGAACACTCGCCTATACTGACATTTTTATAGGACCAACGCCGCATAAAGCAAAGGGAATAGGCAGCTGCTCGAGCCTCGTCGAGTTTCTTCGACAACACCAAGCAGACTTACCCAAAATCACTGTTTTCGAAAATGACGATGGAACACTCAAGCGTATCTCAAAGACCGACCTGAAGGAGGCCATAATTAAAAGCGCCTTATATGCCTTTAAACATGATATTTAG